A genomic segment from Vicugna pacos chromosome 17, VicPac4, whole genome shotgun sequence encodes:
- the CRBN gene encoding protein cereblon isoform X1: MKEGADGEHERRRGQGGARGGKDTADGRVADPEAEHKRRKRSSAFPATSADPARLTAGSWLTQGAQHGSDATSGEDPAKSESPALGARCLLCKETSAVAEDEEEDEEIEMEVEDQDVKEAKKPNIINFDTSLPTSHTYLGADMEEFHGRTLHDEDSCPVIPVLPQVTMILIPGQTLPLQLSRPQEVSMVRNLIQRDRTFAVLAYSNAQEREAQFGTTAEIYAYREEQDFGIEIVKVKAIGRQRFKVLELRTQSDGIQQAKVQILPECVLPSTMSAVQLESLNKCQIFPSKPVSWEDQCSYKWWQKYQKRKFHCANLTSWPRWLYSLYDAETLMDRIKKQLREWDENLKEDSLPSNPIDFSYRVAACLPIDDVLRIQLLKIGSAIQRLRCELDIMNKCTSLCCKQCQETEITTKNEIFSLSLCGPMAAYVNPHGYVHETLTVYKACNLNLIGRPSTDHSWFPGYAWTIAQCRVCASHIGWKFTATKKDMSPQKFWGLTRSALLPTIPDTEDDISPDKVILCL; this comes from the exons ATGAAGGAAGGAGCAGATGGTGAACATGAAAGGAGGCGAGGACAAGGAGGCGCACGGGGAGGAAAAGATACCGCAGATGGTCGCGTCGCTGACCCTGAGGCCGAgcacaaaagaagaaagaggagcagCGCTTTTCCAGCCACATCTGCTGACCCTGCCCGGCTCACAGCTGGTTCTTGGCTGACCCAGGGTGCACAGCATGGTTCTGATGCCACCTCTGGGGAGGACCCGGCAAAGTCAGAGAGTCCTGCTTTAGGGGCCAGATGTTTGCTATGTAAAGAAACTTCTGCTGTAG cagaggatgaggaagaagatgaagaaattgaaatgGAAGTTGAAGACCAGGATGTCAAAGAAGCCAAGAAACCAAACATCATAAATTTTGATACCAGTCTCCCAACATCACATACA TACCTGGGCGCGGACATGGAGGAGTTTCACGGCAGGACGCTGCACGACGAGGACAGCTGCCCGGTGATCCCGGTGCTGCCGCAGGTGACGATGATCCTGATCCCGGGGCAGACCCTGCCCCTGCAGCTCTCGCGCCCTCAGGAAGTCAGCATGGTGCGGAATCTGATTCAGAGGGACAGGACCTTCGCGGTTCTGGCTTACAG TAACGCACAGGAAAGGGAAGCACAGTTTGGAACAACAGCGGAGATATACGCCTATCGGGAAGAGCAGGATTTTGGAATTGAGATTGTGAAAGTGAAAGCGATCGGAAGGCAGAGATTCAAAGTCCTCGAGCTCAGAACACAGTCAGATGG AATCCAGCAAGCTAAAGTGCAGATTCTTCCTGAATGTGTGTTGCCTTCAACCATGTCTGCAGTGCAGTTGGAATCCCTCAATAAGTGCCAGATATTTCCTTCAAAACCTGTCTCATGGGAAGACCAGTGTTCATATAAATGGTGGCAGAAATACCAGAAG AGAAAGTTTCATTGTGCCAATTTGACTTCATGGCCTCGCTGGCTGTATTCCTTATATGACGCT GAAACTTTAATGGATAGAATCAAGAAACAGCTGCGTGAATGGGATGAAAATCTGAAGGAGGATTCGCTTCCTTCAAATCCAATAG atttttcttacaGAGTAGCTGCTTGTCTTCCTATTGATGATGTATTGAGAATTCAGCTCCTTAAAATTGGTAGTGCTATCCAACGACTTCGCTGTGAACTAGACATTATGAACAAA TGTACATCTCTTTGCTGTAAACAAtgtcaagaaacagaaataacaaccaaaaatgaaatattcag TTTGTCCCTGTGTGGGCCCATGGCAGCTTACGTGAACCCTCACGGATACGTGCACGAGACGCTGACCGTGTACAAGGCCTGCAACTTGAATCTGATCGGCCGGCCTTCAACAGATCACAGCTGGTTTCCTGG GTACGCCTGGACTATTGCCCAGTGCAGGGTCTGTGCGAGCCATATCGGATGGAAATTTACAGCCACCAAAAAAGACATGTCACCTCAAAAATTCTGGGGTTTGACTCGATCTGCTTTGTTGCCCACGATTCCAGACACCGAAGATGACATAAGCCCAGACAAAGTAATACTCTGCTTGTAA
- the CRBN gene encoding protein cereblon isoform X2 — MAGEGDPQDAAHNMGNHLPLLPAEDEEEDEEIEMEVEDQDVKEAKKPNIINFDTSLPTSHTYLGADMEEFHGRTLHDEDSCPVIPVLPQVTMILIPGQTLPLQLSRPQEVSMVRNLIQRDRTFAVLAYSNAQEREAQFGTTAEIYAYREEQDFGIEIVKVKAIGRQRFKVLELRTQSDGIQQAKVQILPECVLPSTMSAVQLESLNKCQIFPSKPVSWEDQCSYKWWQKYQKRKFHCANLTSWPRWLYSLYDAETLMDRIKKQLREWDENLKEDSLPSNPIDFSYRVAACLPIDDVLRIQLLKIGSAIQRLRCELDIMNKCTSLCCKQCQETEITTKNEIFSLSLCGPMAAYVNPHGYVHETLTVYKACNLNLIGRPSTDHSWFPGYAWTIAQCRVCASHIGWKFTATKKDMSPQKFWGLTRSALLPTIPDTEDDISPDKVILCL; from the exons ATGGCTGGCGAGGGAGACCCGCAGGACGCTGCGCACAACATGGGCAATCACCTGCCGCTCCTACCTG cagaggatgaggaagaagatgaagaaattgaaatgGAAGTTGAAGACCAGGATGTCAAAGAAGCCAAGAAACCAAACATCATAAATTTTGATACCAGTCTCCCAACATCACATACA TACCTGGGCGCGGACATGGAGGAGTTTCACGGCAGGACGCTGCACGACGAGGACAGCTGCCCGGTGATCCCGGTGCTGCCGCAGGTGACGATGATCCTGATCCCGGGGCAGACCCTGCCCCTGCAGCTCTCGCGCCCTCAGGAAGTCAGCATGGTGCGGAATCTGATTCAGAGGGACAGGACCTTCGCGGTTCTGGCTTACAG TAACGCACAGGAAAGGGAAGCACAGTTTGGAACAACAGCGGAGATATACGCCTATCGGGAAGAGCAGGATTTTGGAATTGAGATTGTGAAAGTGAAAGCGATCGGAAGGCAGAGATTCAAAGTCCTCGAGCTCAGAACACAGTCAGATGG AATCCAGCAAGCTAAAGTGCAGATTCTTCCTGAATGTGTGTTGCCTTCAACCATGTCTGCAGTGCAGTTGGAATCCCTCAATAAGTGCCAGATATTTCCTTCAAAACCTGTCTCATGGGAAGACCAGTGTTCATATAAATGGTGGCAGAAATACCAGAAG AGAAAGTTTCATTGTGCCAATTTGACTTCATGGCCTCGCTGGCTGTATTCCTTATATGACGCT GAAACTTTAATGGATAGAATCAAGAAACAGCTGCGTGAATGGGATGAAAATCTGAAGGAGGATTCGCTTCCTTCAAATCCAATAG atttttcttacaGAGTAGCTGCTTGTCTTCCTATTGATGATGTATTGAGAATTCAGCTCCTTAAAATTGGTAGTGCTATCCAACGACTTCGCTGTGAACTAGACATTATGAACAAA TGTACATCTCTTTGCTGTAAACAAtgtcaagaaacagaaataacaaccaaaaatgaaatattcag TTTGTCCCTGTGTGGGCCCATGGCAGCTTACGTGAACCCTCACGGATACGTGCACGAGACGCTGACCGTGTACAAGGCCTGCAACTTGAATCTGATCGGCCGGCCTTCAACAGATCACAGCTGGTTTCCTGG GTACGCCTGGACTATTGCCCAGTGCAGGGTCTGTGCGAGCCATATCGGATGGAAATTTACAGCCACCAAAAAAGACATGTCACCTCAAAAATTCTGGGGTTTGACTCGATCTGCTTTGTTGCCCACGATTCCAGACACCGAAGATGACATAAGCCCAGACAAAGTAATACTCTGCTTGTAA
- the CRBN gene encoding protein cereblon isoform X3 has protein sequence MAGEGDPQDAAHNMGNHLPLLPEDEEEDEEIEMEVEDQDVKEAKKPNIINFDTSLPTSHTYLGADMEEFHGRTLHDEDSCPVIPVLPQVTMILIPGQTLPLQLSRPQEVSMVRNLIQRDRTFAVLAYSNAQEREAQFGTTAEIYAYREEQDFGIEIVKVKAIGRQRFKVLELRTQSDGIQQAKVQILPECVLPSTMSAVQLESLNKCQIFPSKPVSWEDQCSYKWWQKYQKRKFHCANLTSWPRWLYSLYDAETLMDRIKKQLREWDENLKEDSLPSNPIDFSYRVAACLPIDDVLRIQLLKIGSAIQRLRCELDIMNKCTSLCCKQCQETEITTKNEIFSLSLCGPMAAYVNPHGYVHETLTVYKACNLNLIGRPSTDHSWFPGYAWTIAQCRVCASHIGWKFTATKKDMSPQKFWGLTRSALLPTIPDTEDDISPDKVILCL, from the exons ATGGCTGGCGAGGGAGACCCGCAGGACGCTGCGCACAACATGGGCAATCACCTGCCGCTCCTACCTG aggatgaggaagaagatgaagaaattgaaatgGAAGTTGAAGACCAGGATGTCAAAGAAGCCAAGAAACCAAACATCATAAATTTTGATACCAGTCTCCCAACATCACATACA TACCTGGGCGCGGACATGGAGGAGTTTCACGGCAGGACGCTGCACGACGAGGACAGCTGCCCGGTGATCCCGGTGCTGCCGCAGGTGACGATGATCCTGATCCCGGGGCAGACCCTGCCCCTGCAGCTCTCGCGCCCTCAGGAAGTCAGCATGGTGCGGAATCTGATTCAGAGGGACAGGACCTTCGCGGTTCTGGCTTACAG TAACGCACAGGAAAGGGAAGCACAGTTTGGAACAACAGCGGAGATATACGCCTATCGGGAAGAGCAGGATTTTGGAATTGAGATTGTGAAAGTGAAAGCGATCGGAAGGCAGAGATTCAAAGTCCTCGAGCTCAGAACACAGTCAGATGG AATCCAGCAAGCTAAAGTGCAGATTCTTCCTGAATGTGTGTTGCCTTCAACCATGTCTGCAGTGCAGTTGGAATCCCTCAATAAGTGCCAGATATTTCCTTCAAAACCTGTCTCATGGGAAGACCAGTGTTCATATAAATGGTGGCAGAAATACCAGAAG AGAAAGTTTCATTGTGCCAATTTGACTTCATGGCCTCGCTGGCTGTATTCCTTATATGACGCT GAAACTTTAATGGATAGAATCAAGAAACAGCTGCGTGAATGGGATGAAAATCTGAAGGAGGATTCGCTTCCTTCAAATCCAATAG atttttcttacaGAGTAGCTGCTTGTCTTCCTATTGATGATGTATTGAGAATTCAGCTCCTTAAAATTGGTAGTGCTATCCAACGACTTCGCTGTGAACTAGACATTATGAACAAA TGTACATCTCTTTGCTGTAAACAAtgtcaagaaacagaaataacaaccaaaaatgaaatattcag TTTGTCCCTGTGTGGGCCCATGGCAGCTTACGTGAACCCTCACGGATACGTGCACGAGACGCTGACCGTGTACAAGGCCTGCAACTTGAATCTGATCGGCCGGCCTTCAACAGATCACAGCTGGTTTCCTGG GTACGCCTGGACTATTGCCCAGTGCAGGGTCTGTGCGAGCCATATCGGATGGAAATTTACAGCCACCAAAAAAGACATGTCACCTCAAAAATTCTGGGGTTTGACTCGATCTGCTTTGTTGCCCACGATTCCAGACACCGAAGATGACATAAGCCCAGACAAAGTAATACTCTGCTTGTAA
- the CRBN gene encoding protein cereblon isoform X4 yields the protein MEVEDQDVKEAKKPNIINFDTSLPTSHTYLGADMEEFHGRTLHDEDSCPVIPVLPQVTMILIPGQTLPLQLSRPQEVSMVRNLIQRDRTFAVLAYSNAQEREAQFGTTAEIYAYREEQDFGIEIVKVKAIGRQRFKVLELRTQSDGIQQAKVQILPECVLPSTMSAVQLESLNKCQIFPSKPVSWEDQCSYKWWQKYQKRKFHCANLTSWPRWLYSLYDAETLMDRIKKQLREWDENLKEDSLPSNPIDFSYRVAACLPIDDVLRIQLLKIGSAIQRLRCELDIMNKCTSLCCKQCQETEITTKNEIFSLSLCGPMAAYVNPHGYVHETLTVYKACNLNLIGRPSTDHSWFPGYAWTIAQCRVCASHIGWKFTATKKDMSPQKFWGLTRSALLPTIPDTEDDISPDKVILCL from the exons atgGAAGTTGAAGACCAGGATGTCAAAGAAGCCAAGAAACCAAACATCATAAATTTTGATACCAGTCTCCCAACATCACATACA TACCTGGGCGCGGACATGGAGGAGTTTCACGGCAGGACGCTGCACGACGAGGACAGCTGCCCGGTGATCCCGGTGCTGCCGCAGGTGACGATGATCCTGATCCCGGGGCAGACCCTGCCCCTGCAGCTCTCGCGCCCTCAGGAAGTCAGCATGGTGCGGAATCTGATTCAGAGGGACAGGACCTTCGCGGTTCTGGCTTACAG TAACGCACAGGAAAGGGAAGCACAGTTTGGAACAACAGCGGAGATATACGCCTATCGGGAAGAGCAGGATTTTGGAATTGAGATTGTGAAAGTGAAAGCGATCGGAAGGCAGAGATTCAAAGTCCTCGAGCTCAGAACACAGTCAGATGG AATCCAGCAAGCTAAAGTGCAGATTCTTCCTGAATGTGTGTTGCCTTCAACCATGTCTGCAGTGCAGTTGGAATCCCTCAATAAGTGCCAGATATTTCCTTCAAAACCTGTCTCATGGGAAGACCAGTGTTCATATAAATGGTGGCAGAAATACCAGAAG AGAAAGTTTCATTGTGCCAATTTGACTTCATGGCCTCGCTGGCTGTATTCCTTATATGACGCT GAAACTTTAATGGATAGAATCAAGAAACAGCTGCGTGAATGGGATGAAAATCTGAAGGAGGATTCGCTTCCTTCAAATCCAATAG atttttcttacaGAGTAGCTGCTTGTCTTCCTATTGATGATGTATTGAGAATTCAGCTCCTTAAAATTGGTAGTGCTATCCAACGACTTCGCTGTGAACTAGACATTATGAACAAA TGTACATCTCTTTGCTGTAAACAAtgtcaagaaacagaaataacaaccaaaaatgaaatattcag TTTGTCCCTGTGTGGGCCCATGGCAGCTTACGTGAACCCTCACGGATACGTGCACGAGACGCTGACCGTGTACAAGGCCTGCAACTTGAATCTGATCGGCCGGCCTTCAACAGATCACAGCTGGTTTCCTGG GTACGCCTGGACTATTGCCCAGTGCAGGGTCTGTGCGAGCCATATCGGATGGAAATTTACAGCCACCAAAAAAGACATGTCACCTCAAAAATTCTGGGGTTTGACTCGATCTGCTTTGTTGCCCACGATTCCAGACACCGAAGATGACATAAGCCCAGACAAAGTAATACTCTGCTTGTAA